One Burkholderia sp. 9120 genomic window, CCCACTGCCGGTCTACCGTGGCAGGCGCGTTTGGCCGCGTCGCCCGCGCAGATCGTACTGATCAATTACGGCATCAACGAAGTCATGCAGAACCAGACGCCCGAGCAGTTTTACGCGGCCGAAACGGCGCTGGTGACGAGCGCCCGCGCGCTCGGCAAGCAGCCGGTTCTGCAGACCTCGAACCCGATGCCCGACAACCGTCTCAATGCGCGGCTCGCCGCGATGGTTGCGATGACGCGCCGCGTGGCCGCCGAACAGCAGGTGCCGCTGGTCGACCAGTTCGCGTACGTGAGCAGCTTGCCGGACTGGAAAACGCTGATGTCCGACGGCGCGCATCCAAAGCCGGACCTGTACCGCCTGAAGGCGGAACAGGATTGCCGGGTCGTCGAACCGATGGTGCGGCAACTGCTGGACGGCACACGTTGAGGCTCTTTTTCAGGTCCATGTGCTTTACCGGGCGCGAGTGTCGATTGTTTTTTCTCTTTTACCAATATGAAGGCAAGCTATGAGCCAACCACGCAAAGCGATCATCACCGGCGTTTCCGGACAGGACGGCGCCTATCTGACGAAACTGTTGCTCGACAAGGGCTATCACGTGACCGGCACTTACCGGCGCACGAGCTCCGTCAACTTCTGGCGCATTCGTGAGCTCGGCGTGCTTGCTCATCCGAATCTGCGTCTGGTCGAACACGATCTGACCGACCTCGGCTCGACGCTGCGCCTGCTGGAAGGGGCGCAGGCCGACGAGTTATATAACCTCGCGGCACAGAGCTTCGTGGGCGTGTCGTTCGATCAGCCGGTGACCACCGCGGAAGTGACGGGCGTCGGCGCGCTGAATCTGCTGGAAGGCATCCGCATTCTGAATCCAAAGACGCGCTTCTACCAGGCGTCGACGTCGGAAATGTTCGGCCTCGTGCAAGCCGTGCCGCAACGCGAGGACACGCCGTTCTATCCGCGTAGCCCGTATGGCGTCGCCAAGCTGTTCGCGCACTGGTCGACCATCAATTATCGCGAGTCGTACGGTCTGTTCGCGAGCAGCGGGATTCTGTTCAATCACGAATCGCCGCTGCGTGGCCGCGAATTCGTCACGCGCAAGATTACCGACACCGTCGCCAAGATCAAGCTCGGCAAACAGGACATCCTGGAACTCGGCAACCTGAGCGCGAAACGCGACTGGGGCTTCGCGCTCGAATACGTGGAAGGCATGTGGCGCATGCTGCAGGCCGAGCAGCCGGACACCTTCGTGCTCGCCACCGGCCGCACCGAGACGGTTCGCGACTTCGTGCGTATGGCCTTCGCCGGGGCGGGTTATCAGCTCGAATGGTCGGGCAAGGAAGAGCGCGAAACCGGTATCGATGTCGCCACCGGCAAGACGCTGGTGCGCGTCAATCCGAAGTTCTATCGTCCGGCCGAAGTGGACCTGCTGATCGGCTGCGCCGACAAGGCCCGCGACATGCTCGGCTGGAAGCCGGAAACGACGCTCGAACAGTTGTGCCACATGATGGTCCATGCGGACCTGACGCGTAACGAACAGCACGAGACGTTTTGATCGTTCTGAGTCGGGAAACGGCGCGGGCTCTCTGCGAAAGCGGCGAGCCCGCTGAGGCATGGGCAGCCTGCGCACATGCCTAAAAGCTAAAAAACGACAAAATGGCCACTTTGTTAGCTGGATTGCGACAAATTACGCCAGCCTGGCGAGCGGATAAGCTAGAAAACGACAATCGGGATCACGGCGGCGTTCACTTTGTTTTAACTAGAAAACGACAAATATGCTAAATTGAAAGCTGGAAAACGACAACCTTGCACCGCGTGAGCCTCTCTAAAGCTGAAAAACGACAATCAGACGACTTTTTTTTTTCGTCCGCCGATCCTGCGCGAAACCGCAATTTGCAGCGCCGCGCGAAGGAAGGCGTCCTGACGCGCGTCGGACCGGGCGTGTACGTCGAATCAGGCAGTGAGGCGGAGATCGTTGGCAAAATCCATCGCAACTGGCAAAAAGTCGCGGCGCACGCCGTGCCGGGCGCAGTCGTCTCGCACCTGAGCGCATTTGCAAGCGGTATTACTGCGTCCAACGAAATTGTGCTGTCTCACCCCACACGCTTTAACCGGCGCATCCGTTATCCGGGCCTCACGCTGGTGCTGACGAAAGGGCCGTCCCCGCAACCCGGCGACCTTCGCCTCGGTTCGCTCGACCTTTACTGGGCATCGCAAGAGCGGGCGCTTCTGGAGAATCTCAGTCGCGGTTCGGCAACCACCCGCGCAACGCGCGATGCGATTGAAGAACGACTCATCACCTGTCTGAACGCGAATAAGGAATCTGGTCTCAATCAGATCCGGGACCGCGCCCGTGCACTGACCGAACCGCTTGGCGCAACGGCCAGCTATGCGGCACTGAATGGGCTGATCGGCGCGTTGCTCAGCACACATTCAAAGGGCGTGCTCAAAACCCGAGCCGGCCTGGCAATCGCCCCGGGCACGCCCATCGACATGGAGCGTATCCATCTCTTCAACACCCTGGCCACTGAGTTGCGCACGGCGATACTGCCCGATATCGCGGACGTCGCCGCACAAGGCAATACGCGAATCTATTTTGCGTTTCTTGAATCGTATTTTTCCAACTTCGTCGAAGGCACCCGATTCTCCGTGGAAGAAGCGGAAGGCATCGTTTTACGCAATCAGATCGTAGTTCAACGCCTGAAGGATTCGCATGACATTCTCGGTGTGTTCAATCTCGCCCACCGAACGGAAACCCGGGCGGCGGTGCCGCCAGTCGGCGACGACTTCGTCGATGTACTGCAGGAGCACCACCGTGTCATGCTCGAGCGCAGGCCGGAGGCCAACCCGGGCCACCTCAAGCTCGAGGCAAACTACGCGGGCACGACCCGGTTTGTCGAACCCTCGCACGTACGCGGCACCCTCGCGGAAG contains:
- a CDS encoding SGNH/GDSL hydrolase family protein, which translates into the protein MSRRAGLAASAWSWLRMRPWSAAATLACVSLTAHASRADAVQTSSAALPARAAQAQVLIEAYGDSTTLGITCSDGHCGPQSRNAVVYLQDDLQARVGERVLVTNYGVGGTMATQLRDGTGNRRAGPTAGLPWQARLAASPAQIVLINYGINEVMQNQTPEQFYAAETALVTSARALGKQPVLQTSNPMPDNRLNARLAAMVAMTRRVAAEQQVPLVDQFAYVSSLPDWKTLMSDGAHPKPDLYRLKAEQDCRVVEPMVRQLLDGTR
- the gmd gene encoding GDP-mannose 4,6-dehydratase, which encodes MSQPRKAIITGVSGQDGAYLTKLLLDKGYHVTGTYRRTSSVNFWRIRELGVLAHPNLRLVEHDLTDLGSTLRLLEGAQADELYNLAAQSFVGVSFDQPVTTAEVTGVGALNLLEGIRILNPKTRFYQASTSEMFGLVQAVPQREDTPFYPRSPYGVAKLFAHWSTINYRESYGLFASSGILFNHESPLRGREFVTRKITDTVAKIKLGKQDILELGNLSAKRDWGFALEYVEGMWRMLQAEQPDTFVLATGRTETVRDFVRMAFAGAGYQLEWSGKEERETGIDVATGKTLVRVNPKFYRPAEVDLLIGCADKARDMLGWKPETTLEQLCHMMVHADLTRNEQHETF
- a CDS encoding Fic family protein, whose translation is MSLSKAEKRQSDDFFFSSADPARNRNLQRRAKEGVLTRVGPGVYVESGSEAEIVGKIHRNWQKVAAHAVPGAVVSHLSAFASGITASNEIVLSHPTRFNRRIRYPGLTLVLTKGPSPQPGDLRLGSLDLYWASQERALLENLSRGSATTRATRDAIEERLITCLNANKESGLNQIRDRARALTEPLGATASYAALNGLIGALLSTHSKGVLKTRAGLAIAPGTPIDMERIHLFNTLATELRTAILPDIADVAAQGNTRIYFAFLESYFSNFVEGTRFSVEEAEGIVLRNQIVVQRLKDSHDILGVFNLAHRTETRAAVPPVGDDFVDVLQEHHRVMLERRPEANPGHLKLEANYAGTTRFVEPSHVRGTLAEGSRLALTIPEGIGRAIYYLFLVAEVHPFADGNGRLSRLVMNAELSRCGRSRIIIPTLFHPQFVDCLRALTQGGRPGPLIQALSRMGSWCAAFDYAEITDVVLAMRGANAFEESAADFRLLNADGSRAA